From one Simplicispira suum genomic stretch:
- the murG gene encoding undecaprenyldiphospho-muramoylpentapeptide beta-N-acetylglucosaminyltransferase — translation MTLHPPHSKPRRRVRSSRGRGQESVFQKTDVMPREEPLSAPTSVPVPVRQRTALVMAGGTGGHIFPGLALAEALRDRGWTVHWLGTPGSMEERIVTPKGFAFEAIEFSGVRGKGLMTLLRLPLRLLRACLQARAVVRRIQPDVVIGLGGYVTFPGGIAARLSKKPLVLHEQNSVPGMANKLLTRIATRVYTAFPNVLPGAHWVGNPLRRAFTKQRRPERRLAGREGPLRLLVVGGSLGAKALNDIVPKALAWIHADQRPIVTHQSGEAQIEALRLNYAAAGIEATLTPFIEDTAAAYADADLILCRAGASTVTEIAAVGAAAVFVPFPHAVDDHQTTNAQYLVKVGGGWLVQQSDLTVHRLAEMLQNMKRSELMEKAQKARTMKKIHATREIVAACERLTR, via the coding sequence ATGACCTTGCACCCGCCGCACAGCAAACCCAGGCGCCGCGTGCGCTCCTCGCGCGGCCGCGGGCAGGAGTCCGTTTTCCAGAAAACCGACGTGATGCCACGCGAGGAGCCATTGAGCGCCCCGACGTCGGTACCGGTGCCCGTGCGGCAACGTACGGCGCTGGTCATGGCCGGCGGCACGGGCGGGCATATTTTTCCCGGCCTTGCGCTGGCCGAAGCCTTGCGTGACCGTGGCTGGACGGTGCACTGGCTGGGTACGCCCGGCAGCATGGAAGAGCGCATCGTGACGCCCAAGGGCTTCGCATTTGAGGCGATCGAATTCTCCGGCGTTCGCGGCAAAGGGCTGATGACACTGCTGCGCCTGCCACTGCGTCTGCTGCGTGCCTGCCTGCAGGCCCGCGCGGTGGTGCGGCGCATACAGCCCGATGTGGTGATCGGTCTGGGTGGTTACGTGACTTTTCCTGGTGGCATCGCCGCACGGCTCTCGAAGAAACCTCTGGTGCTGCACGAGCAAAATTCCGTGCCGGGAATGGCGAACAAGCTGCTCACCCGCATCGCTACCCGCGTGTATACCGCGTTCCCTAACGTGCTGCCGGGTGCGCACTGGGTGGGCAATCCCCTGCGCCGCGCCTTTACCAAACAGCGCCGCCCCGAGCGCCGCCTCGCCGGACGCGAAGGTCCGCTTCGGTTGCTGGTGGTCGGTGGCAGCCTGGGCGCCAAGGCGCTCAACGACATTGTCCCGAAGGCGCTGGCATGGATCCATGCCGACCAGCGGCCCATCGTCACGCACCAAAGTGGCGAGGCGCAGATTGAGGCGCTGCGCCTCAACTATGCGGCGGCGGGCATTGAGGCCACGCTGACCCCATTCATCGAAGACACGGCGGCAGCGTATGCCGACGCGGACCTCATCTTGTGCCGGGCCGGGGCCAGCACGGTGACCGAAATCGCCGCAGTGGGCGCCGCAGCTGTGTTCGTGCCCTTCCCCCATGCGGTGGACGACCACCAGACCACCAACGCCCAGTATCTGGTCAAGGTGGGCGGCGGCTGGCTTGTTCAACAGAGCGACTTGACGGTCCACCGGTTGGCCGAAATGCTACAAAACATGAAGCGCTCCGAGTTGATGGAGAAAGCGCAAAAGGCACGCACCATGAAAAAAATTCACGCCACGCGCGAGATTGTCGCGGCCTGCGAAAGGCTGACCCGATGA
- the ftsW gene encoding putative lipid II flippase FtsW, giving the protein MSATTERRSNRFWSRLGAASGRRAEGLPVRAGGMEYRQSSTTPASVLGFDQALLWVVVALLAWGLVMVYSASIAMPDNPRFGKISHTHFLVRHVFSLVMGFVAALLTFQIPMAVWERHARSLFLLSLLLLVAVLVPHVGTVVNGARRWLSLGIMNFQPSELAKFAVLIYAADYMCRKMEVKERFFRAVLPMGAAVALVGGLLLAEPDMGAFMVIAVIAMGILFLGGVNARMFFLIAAVLLAAFSMMVMMSEWRRERIFAYLDPWSEKHALGKGYQLSHSLIAIGRGEIFGVGLGGSVEKLHWLPEAHTDFLLAVIGEEFGLIGVLVLIILFFWLTRRIMHIGRQAIALDRVFAGLVAQGVAIWMGFQAFINMGVNLGALPTKGLTLPLMSFGGSAILMNLVALAVVLRVDYENKLLMRGGRV; this is encoded by the coding sequence ATGAGTGCCACCACCGAACGCCGCAGCAACCGTTTTTGGTCGAGGCTGGGCGCCGCTTCGGGTCGCCGTGCTGAGGGTCTGCCGGTCCGCGCAGGCGGCATGGAATACCGCCAGTCCAGCACGACACCGGCCAGCGTGCTGGGCTTTGATCAAGCCCTTCTTTGGGTGGTGGTCGCGCTGCTCGCCTGGGGTCTGGTGATGGTGTATTCGGCCTCCATCGCCATGCCCGACAACCCGCGCTTTGGCAAAATTTCGCATACGCATTTCCTGGTGCGCCACGTTTTCTCGCTGGTGATGGGTTTCGTCGCTGCGCTGCTGACCTTCCAGATCCCGATGGCGGTGTGGGAGCGGCACGCTCGCTCGCTGTTTCTGCTGTCGCTCTTGCTGCTTGTGGCGGTGCTGGTGCCGCATGTGGGCACGGTAGTCAATGGCGCGCGGCGCTGGCTGTCGCTGGGCATCATGAACTTTCAGCCCTCCGAGCTGGCCAAGTTCGCCGTGCTCATCTACGCGGCCGACTACATGTGCCGCAAGATGGAGGTGAAGGAGCGTTTTTTCCGCGCCGTGCTGCCCATGGGCGCCGCCGTCGCGCTGGTTGGCGGCTTGCTACTGGCCGAGCCCGACATGGGCGCATTCATGGTCATCGCAGTCATCGCCATGGGCATCCTGTTCCTGGGCGGCGTCAACGCGCGCATGTTCTTCCTTATCGCCGCCGTGCTGTTGGCAGCGTTTTCGATGATGGTGATGATGAGCGAGTGGCGGCGCGAACGCATATTTGCCTACCTCGATCCCTGGAGCGAAAAGCACGCGCTGGGCAAGGGCTACCAGCTCTCGCATTCCCTGATCGCCATCGGGCGTGGCGAGATTTTCGGCGTTGGCCTGGGTGGCAGTGTGGAAAAACTGCACTGGCTGCCCGAAGCGCACACCGACTTTCTGCTCGCTGTGATTGGCGAAGAGTTCGGCCTCATCGGCGTGCTGGTGCTCATCATTTTGTTTTTCTGGCTTACCCGCCGCATCATGCACATCGGCCGCCAGGCCATTGCCCTGGACCGCGTCTTCGCCGGCCTTGTGGCCCAGGGTGTGGCGATCTGGATGGGTTTTCAGGCCTTCATCAACATGGGCGTGAACCTGGGGGCACTGCCCACCAAGGGCCTCACGCTGCCCCTGATGAGCTTTGGCGGCTCGGCCATTCTGATGAATCTGGTGGCGCTGGCGGTGGTGCTAAGGGTGGACTACGAGAACAAGCTGTTGATGAGAGGGGGGCGCGTATGA
- a CDS encoding Mur ligase family protein: MNDTPELPQDTSAPALGAAEQPQQHAVPTLPVLADGAQTTAPLNAARDAANYVARMWSDIRSADAAAPNDAVPGDAAAVPDDAVPVAEEAPMPSATLPADAVRGLLAGRSVLVLGLGISGLSMARWCARCGAEVTVADTRSEPPLLARLRAELPQARFVPGAFDAALVSGRGLHAVLCSPGLSPAEIAPVVGAANTDGVSAGGELGLYSEALAALRGACGYAPRVLAVTGTNGKTTVTALTGLLVERSGASVAVAGNIGPALLDTLAQHIDASTLPEVWVLELSSFQLDAPAPFEPTAATVLNLSQDHLDWHGDMAAYAGAKARIFGRTGLMVLNREDEAVMQMHASASAPAVSEAGPRGKAAKPAPRDCITFGGDLPQRPGDYGIENVNGMAWLVRAQEADETRKRSTRRTAVVQAEPDELFIQRLIPADALRIRGRHNAVNALAALALAQAAGCALGPILYGLREYAGEPHRVELVALIDGVEYFDDSKGTNVGATVAAISGLGAERRVVVILGGLGKGQDFSPLAAPIARHARAVVLIGRDAPQIRAALEATGVPLLGAGTLDEAVEIAAQRAAAGDAVLLSPACSSFDMFDNYVRRGEVFCDIVRQRALDAGQVGEGAA, translated from the coding sequence ATGAACGACACGCCCGAACTGCCCCAAGACACCTCCGCGCCTGCGCTGGGTGCGGCAGAGCAGCCGCAGCAGCACGCAGTGCCAACGCTGCCGGTGCTGGCCGATGGCGCGCAGACCACTGCGCCGCTGAACGCTGCACGCGATGCGGCGAATTACGTCGCGCGCATGTGGAGCGATATCCGCAGTGCCGATGCTGCGGCGCCCAACGATGCAGTGCCGGGCGATGCCGCAGCCGTTCCTGACGATGCCGTGCCCGTCGCTGAAGAAGCCCCGATGCCCAGCGCGACCCTGCCGGCCGACGCGGTGCGTGGCCTGCTCGCCGGACGTTCGGTCCTGGTACTGGGCCTGGGGATCTCCGGCCTGTCGATGGCGCGTTGGTGCGCACGCTGTGGGGCCGAGGTCACCGTGGCCGACACGCGGTCCGAGCCGCCGCTGCTGGCGCGCCTGCGCGCCGAACTGCCCCAAGCCCGGTTCGTCCCTGGCGCCTTCGATGCGGCGCTGGTGAGTGGCCGGGGCCTGCATGCGGTGCTGTGTTCGCCCGGTCTCAGCCCAGCCGAAATTGCTCCTGTAGTAGGAGCTGCCAATACAGATGGGGTAAGCGCTGGAGGCGAATTAGGCTTGTATTCTGAGGCGCTGGCTGCGCTGCGCGGCGCCTGTGGCTACGCGCCACGTGTGCTGGCTGTCACGGGGACCAACGGCAAGACCACGGTCACCGCGCTGACCGGGCTGCTTGTGGAGCGCAGTGGTGCCAGCGTGGCGGTGGCCGGCAACATTGGCCCGGCCCTGCTCGATACGCTGGCGCAGCACATCGACGCCAGCACGTTGCCCGAGGTCTGGGTGCTCGAGCTCTCCAGCTTCCAGCTTGATGCACCTGCGCCGTTTGAGCCCACGGCCGCCACGGTGCTCAACCTCAGCCAGGACCACCTCGACTGGCACGGTGACATGGCGGCTTACGCCGGCGCCAAGGCGCGCATCTTTGGCCGCACCGGTCTCATGGTGCTCAACCGCGAAGACGAAGCCGTGATGCAGATGCACGCATCGGCCAGCGCACCGGCGGTGTCCGAAGCCGGCCCACGCGGCAAGGCGGCCAAACCCGCGCCGCGCGACTGCATCACCTTTGGCGGCGACCTGCCCCAGCGCCCCGGCGACTACGGCATCGAAAACGTCAACGGTATGGCCTGGCTGGTGCGCGCCCAGGAGGCCGATGAGACGCGCAAGCGCAGCACACGCCGTACTGCCGTAGTGCAGGCCGAGCCCGACGAATTGTTCATCCAACGCTTGATTCCTGCGGACGCTCTGCGCATTCGTGGCCGGCACAACGCAGTGAACGCGCTGGCGGCGCTGGCCCTGGCGCAAGCAGCGGGTTGCGCGCTCGGCCCCATCCTCTACGGCCTGCGCGAATACGCCGGCGAGCCGCACCGGGTGGAGTTGGTGGCGCTGATCGATGGGGTCGAATACTTTGATGACAGCAAGGGCACCAACGTGGGCGCCACCGTGGCGGCCATTTCGGGCCTGGGCGCTGAGCGCCGCGTCGTGGTGATTCTGGGTGGCCTGGGCAAGGGGCAGGATTTTTCTCCGCTCGCTGCACCGATTGCACGCCATGCCCGGGCGGTGGTGCTGATCGGGCGCGACGCGCCGCAGATCCGCGCGGCGCTGGAGGCCACTGGCGTCCCGTTGCTGGGTGCCGGTACGCTGGACGAAGCTGTAGAAATCGCTGCGCAACGCGCCGCAGCGGGCGACGCCGTGCTGCTCTCGCCCGCCTGCTCCAGCTTCGACATGTTCGACAACTATGTCCGGCGCGGAGAGGTGTTCTGCGACATCGTGCGCCAGCGCGCGCTGGACGCCGGCCAGGTCGGGGAGGGCGCTGCATGA
- the mraY gene encoding phospho-N-acetylmuramoyl-pentapeptide-transferase, whose product MLMQLAQWLQSLSPDLGFLRVFQYLTLRAVLAAMTALLVGLIAGPRVIRRLAALKIGQPIRTNGMETHHVKSGTPTMGGVLILLCIAIATLLWADLTNRFVWIVLIVTFGFGAIGWADDWRKVVYKDPNGMRSREKYMWQSIIGLLAALALVFSISEASNPKVFQLFVTWVRSGFSVDLPPQAGLLLPFFKEVSYPLGVVGFVTMTYLVIVGSSNAVNLTDGLDGLAIMPVIMVGSALGVFAYVTGSVTFSKYLLFPHIAGVGELLIFCSAMAGAGLAFLWFNTHPAQVFMGDVGALALGGALGTIAVIVRQEIVLAIMGGIFVVEAVSVMAQVAWFKFTKRRYGEGRRLLKMAPLHHHFEKSGWKETQVVVRFWIITMLLCLIGLSTLKLR is encoded by the coding sequence ATGCTGATGCAACTCGCACAATGGCTGCAGTCGCTTTCGCCCGATCTGGGTTTTTTGCGCGTGTTTCAGTACCTTACGCTGCGTGCCGTGCTCGCCGCCATGACCGCGCTGCTGGTGGGTTTGATTGCCGGACCGCGCGTCATTCGCCGCCTGGCGGCGCTCAAGATCGGTCAGCCCATCCGCACCAATGGGATGGAGACGCACCATGTCAAGAGCGGCACGCCCACGATGGGCGGCGTCTTGATCTTGCTGTGCATCGCCATTGCCACGCTGCTGTGGGCCGATTTGACGAACCGCTTTGTCTGGATTGTGCTGATCGTCACCTTCGGTTTTGGTGCCATTGGCTGGGCAGACGACTGGCGCAAGGTGGTCTACAAAGACCCCAACGGCATGCGCTCGCGCGAGAAATACATGTGGCAGTCCATCATCGGGCTGTTGGCTGCGCTGGCGCTGGTCTTCAGCATCTCCGAGGCCTCAAACCCCAAGGTCTTCCAGCTTTTTGTCACCTGGGTGCGTTCTGGGTTTTCGGTGGACTTGCCGCCGCAGGCCGGTTTGTTGCTGCCGTTTTTCAAGGAAGTCAGCTATCCGCTGGGCGTGGTGGGCTTTGTCACCATGACCTATCTGGTGATCGTTGGCTCCAGCAACGCCGTGAACCTCACCGACGGGCTCGACGGCCTGGCGATCATGCCGGTGATCATGGTGGGTTCGGCACTGGGCGTGTTTGCCTACGTCACCGGCAGTGTGACCTTTTCCAAATACCTGCTGTTCCCACACATCGCTGGTGTGGGCGAACTGCTTATTTTCTGCTCGGCCATGGCCGGTGCCGGTCTGGCCTTCTTGTGGTTCAACACGCACCCTGCCCAGGTGTTCATGGGCGACGTGGGGGCGCTGGCATTGGGCGGCGCGCTGGGCACCATCGCCGTCATCGTGCGTCAGGAAATCGTGCTCGCCATCATGGGCGGCATTTTTGTCGTCGAGGCCGTGTCGGTGATGGCGCAAGTCGCCTGGTTCAAGTTCACCAAACGTCGCTACGGCGAAGGACGGCGCCTTCTGAAGATGGCGCCGCTGCACCACCATTTTGAAAAGAGCGGCTGGAAGGAAACGCAGGTTGTTGTGCGTTTCTGGATCATCACCATGCTGCTGTGCCTGATCGGTCTGTCGACCCTGAAACTGCGATGA